Proteins found in one Mycteria americana isolate JAX WOST 10 ecotype Jacksonville Zoo and Gardens chromosome 8, USCA_MyAme_1.0, whole genome shotgun sequence genomic segment:
- the LOC142413723 gene encoding histidine--tRNA ligase, cytoplasmic-like isoform X1, whose protein sequence is MLRLGPLAAAGRLLPSGPRLGPPCPAGDRVSLSWSWPPPPLRPVGDRGLLSRQVRATAGSAGGGGRGAALKTPKGTRDHPPAHVVLRDRLLAAVVACFKRHGAAAIDTPVLELRETLTGKYGEDAKLIYELQDQGGELLALRYDLTVPFARYLAMNKITKMKRYHIAKVYRRDNPATTRGRYREFYQCDFDIAGQFDPMIPDAECLKIVHEILSDLQLGDFLIKVNDRRILNAVFAVCGIPESKFITTCSTVDKLDKMPWEEVRSEMVGEKGLSPEAADHIGEYVQLHGGLDLIERLLQDPKLSQNKLAKEGLGDMKLLFEYLTLFGITGKISFDLSLARGLDYYTGVIFEAVLLQQENDHVEEPVSVGSVAGGGRYDGLVGMFDPKGRKVPCVGVSIGIERIFSILEQRVKASGDKVRTTETQVLVATPQKHLLAARLKLISELWDAGIKAEMLYKKDPKLLKQLQYCEDMGIPLAAIVGEQELTDGVIKLRDVATREEVDIPREKLLHEIRRRLEP, encoded by the exons ATGCTGCGGCTGGGTCCGCTTGCCGCCGCCGGGCGCCTGCTGCCCTCGGGTCCCCGCCTCGGGCCGCCGTGCCCCGCCGGGGACCGGGTGAGCCTCTCCTGGTCCTGGCCGCCCCCTCCGCTGAGGCCGGTCGGTGATCGCGGCCTCCTGTCCCGGCAGGTGCGGGCGACGGCGGGCTCAgccggtggcggcgggcggggcgcaGCTCTGAAGACGCCCAAG GGCACCCGCGACCATCCCCCCGCCCACGTGGTGCTCCGCGACCGGCTCCTCGCCGCCGTGGTGGCCTGCTTCAAGCGGCACGGGGCGGCCGCCATCGACACCCCCGTGCTGGAGCTGCGG GAGACGCTGACAGGGAAGTATGGGGAGGACGCAAAGCTCATCTACGAGCTGCAGGACcagggaggggagctgctggccctgcgCTACGACCTGACC GTGCCCTTTGCTCGCTATTTGGCAATGAACAAGATCACCAAAATGAAGCGCTACCACATTGCTAAGGTCTACAGGCGGGACAACCCAGCCACGACCAGGGGCCGCTATAGGGAGTTCTACCAGTGC GATTTTGATATTGCCGGGCAGTTCGACCCGATGATTCCCGACGCTGAGTGCCTGAAGATTGTTCATGAGATCCTGAGTGACCTGCAGCTCGGGGACTTTCTCATTAAG GTCAATGACCGACGGATTTTGAATGCTGTGTTTGCTGTCTGTGGCATCCCAGAGAGCAAATTCATAACTACATGCTCTACCGTGGACAAGCTGGACAAA ATGCCATGGGAAGAAGTGAGGAGTGAGATGGTAGGAGAGAAGGGGCTCTCTCCTGAGGCTGCAGATCACATCGGGGAGTATGTCCAGCTTCATG GTGGCCTGGACCTGATTGAGCGGCTTCTCCAGGACCCAAAGTTGTCCCAGAACAAGCTGGccaaggaggggctgggggacatgAAGCTGCTGTTTGAGTACCTGACCCTGTTTGGCATCACAGGGAAG ATCTCTTTTGACCTGAGCCTGGCGCGGGGTCTGGACTACTACACGGGGGTGATCTTTGaggctgtcctgctgcagcaagAGAATGACCACGTGGAGGAGCCAGTCAGCGTTGGGAGTGTGGCTGGAGGTGGTCGCTATGACGGGCTGGTGGGAATGTTTGATCCCAAGGGACGGAAGGTGCCCTGCGTGGGGGTCAGCATTGGGATCGAGCGAATCTTCTCCATCCTAGAGCAGAGAGTGAAG GCTTCTGGGGACAAAGTTCGAACGACTGAGACACAAGTGCTGGTAGCTACACCTCAGAAACATTTACTTGCTGCGAGGCTGAAGCTCATCTCTGAGCTGTGGGACGCAGGAATCAAG GCAGAGATGCTGTACAAGAAGGATCCTAAACTGCTGAAGCAGCTGCAGTATTGTGAGGACATGGGGATCCCCCTTGCTGCCATTGTAGGAGAGCAAGAGCTGACAGATGGAGTCATCAAGCTGCGAGATGTTGCAACAAGAGAGGAG GTTGATATCCCAAGAGAAAAGCTTCTTCATGAGATCAGAAGAAGGCTGGAGCCCTAG
- the LOC142413723 gene encoding histidine--tRNA ligase, cytoplasmic-like isoform X2: protein MLRLGPLAAAGRLLPSGPRLGPPCPAGDRVRATAGSAGGGGRGAALKTPKGTRDHPPAHVVLRDRLLAAVVACFKRHGAAAIDTPVLELRETLTGKYGEDAKLIYELQDQGGELLALRYDLTVPFARYLAMNKITKMKRYHIAKVYRRDNPATTRGRYREFYQCDFDIAGQFDPMIPDAECLKIVHEILSDLQLGDFLIKVNDRRILNAVFAVCGIPESKFITTCSTVDKLDKMPWEEVRSEMVGEKGLSPEAADHIGEYVQLHGGLDLIERLLQDPKLSQNKLAKEGLGDMKLLFEYLTLFGITGKISFDLSLARGLDYYTGVIFEAVLLQQENDHVEEPVSVGSVAGGGRYDGLVGMFDPKGRKVPCVGVSIGIERIFSILEQRVKASGDKVRTTETQVLVATPQKHLLAARLKLISELWDAGIKAEMLYKKDPKLLKQLQYCEDMGIPLAAIVGEQELTDGVIKLRDVATREEVDIPREKLLHEIRRRLEP from the exons ATGCTGCGGCTGGGTCCGCTTGCCGCCGCCGGGCGCCTGCTGCCCTCGGGTCCCCGCCTCGGGCCGCCGTGCCCCGCCGGGGACCGG GTGCGGGCGACGGCGGGCTCAgccggtggcggcgggcggggcgcaGCTCTGAAGACGCCCAAG GGCACCCGCGACCATCCCCCCGCCCACGTGGTGCTCCGCGACCGGCTCCTCGCCGCCGTGGTGGCCTGCTTCAAGCGGCACGGGGCGGCCGCCATCGACACCCCCGTGCTGGAGCTGCGG GAGACGCTGACAGGGAAGTATGGGGAGGACGCAAAGCTCATCTACGAGCTGCAGGACcagggaggggagctgctggccctgcgCTACGACCTGACC GTGCCCTTTGCTCGCTATTTGGCAATGAACAAGATCACCAAAATGAAGCGCTACCACATTGCTAAGGTCTACAGGCGGGACAACCCAGCCACGACCAGGGGCCGCTATAGGGAGTTCTACCAGTGC GATTTTGATATTGCCGGGCAGTTCGACCCGATGATTCCCGACGCTGAGTGCCTGAAGATTGTTCATGAGATCCTGAGTGACCTGCAGCTCGGGGACTTTCTCATTAAG GTCAATGACCGACGGATTTTGAATGCTGTGTTTGCTGTCTGTGGCATCCCAGAGAGCAAATTCATAACTACATGCTCTACCGTGGACAAGCTGGACAAA ATGCCATGGGAAGAAGTGAGGAGTGAGATGGTAGGAGAGAAGGGGCTCTCTCCTGAGGCTGCAGATCACATCGGGGAGTATGTCCAGCTTCATG GTGGCCTGGACCTGATTGAGCGGCTTCTCCAGGACCCAAAGTTGTCCCAGAACAAGCTGGccaaggaggggctgggggacatgAAGCTGCTGTTTGAGTACCTGACCCTGTTTGGCATCACAGGGAAG ATCTCTTTTGACCTGAGCCTGGCGCGGGGTCTGGACTACTACACGGGGGTGATCTTTGaggctgtcctgctgcagcaagAGAATGACCACGTGGAGGAGCCAGTCAGCGTTGGGAGTGTGGCTGGAGGTGGTCGCTATGACGGGCTGGTGGGAATGTTTGATCCCAAGGGACGGAAGGTGCCCTGCGTGGGGGTCAGCATTGGGATCGAGCGAATCTTCTCCATCCTAGAGCAGAGAGTGAAG GCTTCTGGGGACAAAGTTCGAACGACTGAGACACAAGTGCTGGTAGCTACACCTCAGAAACATTTACTTGCTGCGAGGCTGAAGCTCATCTCTGAGCTGTGGGACGCAGGAATCAAG GCAGAGATGCTGTACAAGAAGGATCCTAAACTGCTGAAGCAGCTGCAGTATTGTGAGGACATGGGGATCCCCCTTGCTGCCATTGTAGGAGAGCAAGAGCTGACAGATGGAGTCATCAAGCTGCGAGATGTTGCAACAAGAGAGGAG GTTGATATCCCAAGAGAAAAGCTTCTTCATGAGATCAGAAGAAGGCTGGAGCCCTAG
- the LOC142413723 gene encoding histidine--tRNA ligase, cytoplasmic-like isoform X3, with product MLRLGPLAAAGRLLPSGPRLGPPCPAGDRVSLSWSWPPPPLRPVGDRGLLSRQVRATAGSAGGGGRGAALKTPKETLTGKYGEDAKLIYELQDQGGELLALRYDLTVPFARYLAMNKITKMKRYHIAKVYRRDNPATTRGRYREFYQCDFDIAGQFDPMIPDAECLKIVHEILSDLQLGDFLIKVNDRRILNAVFAVCGIPESKFITTCSTVDKLDKMPWEEVRSEMVGEKGLSPEAADHIGEYVQLHGGLDLIERLLQDPKLSQNKLAKEGLGDMKLLFEYLTLFGITGKISFDLSLARGLDYYTGVIFEAVLLQQENDHVEEPVSVGSVAGGGRYDGLVGMFDPKGRKVPCVGVSIGIERIFSILEQRVKASGDKVRTTETQVLVATPQKHLLAARLKLISELWDAGIKAEMLYKKDPKLLKQLQYCEDMGIPLAAIVGEQELTDGVIKLRDVATREEVDIPREKLLHEIRRRLEP from the exons ATGCTGCGGCTGGGTCCGCTTGCCGCCGCCGGGCGCCTGCTGCCCTCGGGTCCCCGCCTCGGGCCGCCGTGCCCCGCCGGGGACCGGGTGAGCCTCTCCTGGTCCTGGCCGCCCCCTCCGCTGAGGCCGGTCGGTGATCGCGGCCTCCTGTCCCGGCAGGTGCGGGCGACGGCGGGCTCAgccggtggcggcgggcggggcgcaGCTCTGAAGACGCCCAAG GAGACGCTGACAGGGAAGTATGGGGAGGACGCAAAGCTCATCTACGAGCTGCAGGACcagggaggggagctgctggccctgcgCTACGACCTGACC GTGCCCTTTGCTCGCTATTTGGCAATGAACAAGATCACCAAAATGAAGCGCTACCACATTGCTAAGGTCTACAGGCGGGACAACCCAGCCACGACCAGGGGCCGCTATAGGGAGTTCTACCAGTGC GATTTTGATATTGCCGGGCAGTTCGACCCGATGATTCCCGACGCTGAGTGCCTGAAGATTGTTCATGAGATCCTGAGTGACCTGCAGCTCGGGGACTTTCTCATTAAG GTCAATGACCGACGGATTTTGAATGCTGTGTTTGCTGTCTGTGGCATCCCAGAGAGCAAATTCATAACTACATGCTCTACCGTGGACAAGCTGGACAAA ATGCCATGGGAAGAAGTGAGGAGTGAGATGGTAGGAGAGAAGGGGCTCTCTCCTGAGGCTGCAGATCACATCGGGGAGTATGTCCAGCTTCATG GTGGCCTGGACCTGATTGAGCGGCTTCTCCAGGACCCAAAGTTGTCCCAGAACAAGCTGGccaaggaggggctgggggacatgAAGCTGCTGTTTGAGTACCTGACCCTGTTTGGCATCACAGGGAAG ATCTCTTTTGACCTGAGCCTGGCGCGGGGTCTGGACTACTACACGGGGGTGATCTTTGaggctgtcctgctgcagcaagAGAATGACCACGTGGAGGAGCCAGTCAGCGTTGGGAGTGTGGCTGGAGGTGGTCGCTATGACGGGCTGGTGGGAATGTTTGATCCCAAGGGACGGAAGGTGCCCTGCGTGGGGGTCAGCATTGGGATCGAGCGAATCTTCTCCATCCTAGAGCAGAGAGTGAAG GCTTCTGGGGACAAAGTTCGAACGACTGAGACACAAGTGCTGGTAGCTACACCTCAGAAACATTTACTTGCTGCGAGGCTGAAGCTCATCTCTGAGCTGTGGGACGCAGGAATCAAG GCAGAGATGCTGTACAAGAAGGATCCTAAACTGCTGAAGCAGCTGCAGTATTGTGAGGACATGGGGATCCCCCTTGCTGCCATTGTAGGAGAGCAAGAGCTGACAGATGGAGTCATCAAGCTGCGAGATGTTGCAACAAGAGAGGAG GTTGATATCCCAAGAGAAAAGCTTCTTCATGAGATCAGAAGAAGGCTGGAGCCCTAG
- the LOC142413724 gene encoding histidine--tRNA ligase, cytoplasmic — protein MKVQLGGDEGKHKFVLKTPKGTRDYSPKQMAIRERVFNAIITCFKRHGAEVIDTPVFELKETLTGKYGEDSKLIYDLKDQGGELLSLRYDLTVPFARYLAMNKITNIKRYHIAKVYRRDNPAMTRGRYREFYQCDFDIAGHFDPMIPDAECLKIVHEILSDLQLGDFLIKVNDRCILDGMFAVCGVPDSKFRTICSSVDKLDKMPWEEVRSEMVGEKGLSPEAADHIGEYVQLHGGLDLIERLLQDPKLSQNKLAKEGLGDMKLLFEYLTLFGITGKISFDLSLARGLDYYTGVIFEAVLLQQENDHVEEPVSVGSVAGGGRYDGLVGMFDPKGRKVPCVGVSIGIERIFSILEQRVEASEEKIRTTETQVLVASAQKKLLEERLKLITELWDAGIKAEVLYKKNPKLLNQLQYCEDTGIPLVAIVGEQELKDGVVKLRVVATREEVNIRRESLVEEIRMRTSRP, from the exons ATGAAGGTGCAGCTGGGGGGAGATGAGGGGAAACACAAGTTTGTGCTCAAGACCCCGAAG GGCACGCGGGACTACAGCCCCAAGCAAATGGCCATTCGTGAGAGAGTCTTCAATGCGATCATCACCTGCTTCAAGCGCCATGGAGCAGAAGTCATTGATACGCCGGTGTTTGAGCTGAAG GAGACGCTGACAGGGAAATATGGTGAAGACTCAAAGCTCATCTATGATCTGAAAGATCAAGGAGGAGAGCTGCTGTCCCTGCGCTATGACCTGACA GTGCCCTTTGCTCGCTATTTGGCGATGAACAAGATCACCAACATTAAGCGCTATCACATCGCTAAGGTGTACAGGCGGGACAACCCAGCCATGACCAGGGGCCGCTACAGGGAGTTCTACCAGTGT GATTTTGACATCGCTGGCCATTTTGACCCGATGATTCCCGATGCTGAGTGCCTGAAGATCGTGCATGAGATCCTAAGTGACCTGCAGCTTGGGGACTTTCTCATTAAG GTCAACGATCGGTGCATCCTTGATGGAATGTTTGCAGTTTGTGGTGTCCCAGACAGCAAGTTCCGAACGATCTGCTCCAGTGTTGACAAACTGGATAAG ATGCCGTGGGAAGAAGTGAGGAGCGAGATGGTAGGAGAGAAGGGGCTCTCTCCTGAGGCTGCAGATCACATCGGGGAGTATGTCCAGCTTCATG GTGGCCTGGACCTGATTGAGCGGCTTCTCCAGGACCCAAAGTTGTCCCAGAACAAGCTGGccaaggaggggctgggggacatgAAGCTGCTGTTTGAGTACCTGACCCTGTTTGGCATCACAGGGAAG ATCTCTTTTGACCTGAGCCTGGCGCGGGGTCTGGACTACTACACGGGGGTGATCTTTGaggctgtcctgctgcagcaagAGAATGACCACGTGGAGGAGCCAGTCAGCGTTGGGAGCGTGGCTGGAGGTGGTCGCTATGATGGGCTGGTGGGAATGTTTGATCCCAAGGGACGGAAGGTGCCCTGCGTGGGGGTCAGCATTGGGATCGAGCGAATCTTCTCCATCCTAGAGCAGAGAGTGGAG GCCTCTGAGGAAAAGATCAGGACAACAGAGACACAGGTGCTGGTAGCCTCTGCGCAAAAGAAGCTCCTTGAAGAGCGGCTGAAGCTCATCACAGAGCTGTGGGATGCTGGAATCAAG GCAGAAGTGCTGTACAAGAAGAACCCCAAGCTGCTGAATCAGCTGCAGTACTGTGAGGACACGGGCATCCCTCTTGTTGCCATTGTGGGTGAGCAGGAGCTCAAGGATGGAGTTGTCAAGCTGCGGGTTGTGG